In the genome of Drosophila subpulchrella strain 33 F10 #4 breed RU33 chromosome 2L, RU_Dsub_v1.1 Primary Assembly, whole genome shotgun sequence, one region contains:
- the LOC119546734 gene encoding putative mediator of RNA polymerase II transcription subunit 12 isoform X3 — protein METVRMETAMETHFMAKMGKWMTPEEEARQKFIMRERDRERKRIKRLNPEYRQMERERDRFRKLTPRPSLTPEEELRLKMIQRERDRERKRIKRMNPEYRRLEQERDRDRKKARRANEAFRQLEKLRDKIRKDRKKGLLVGDPTQLPPEFAAMMPPVPVVKPELGVPPAPPQSQQLPTPLLQQQQQLQQHQQVPQQQQHQQPPPTHLQEQHLSHQLAHQRNRMMTSQLTQLATPPAHASHLQQLNKLQQLYPPRSFGHPALPIAGVTLMPQLCHPILHQNLSATLYAGPPNGIKQEYGQDISAMAAAQAAALASLRNPQQHHQDDSDMVINLEPEIVLQTGPDVNPAQPPPQQQHHFSAHQQQQHQQQQQQHHLQQQQHCNMFQHMAPQAHMQHMRSLPPPPPPPSLTLPPLPPPPPATHQQQQQQQPAPPQQLQHAPQ, from the exons ATGGAAACGGTCAGGATGGAGACGGCGATGGAGACCCATTTTATGGCCAAAATGGGGAAG TGGATGACCCCCGAGGAGGAGGCGCGGCAAAAGTTCATCATGCGGGAGCGGGATCGCGAGCGGAAGCGGATTAAGCGCCTGAATCCCGAGTACCGGCAGATGGAACGCGAGCGGGATCGGTTTCGCAAGCTGACGCCCAGGCCCAGT TTGACCCCCGAGGAGGAACTGCGACTGAAGATGATCCAAAGGGAGCGAGATCGGGAGAGGAAACGGATCAAGCGAATGAATCCGGAGTACAGGAGGCTGGAGCAGGAACGTGATAGGGATAGAAAGAAGGCGCGAAGAGCCAACGAGGCATTCAGGCAGCTGGAGAAGCTGAGGGATAAGATCCGAAAGGATCGCAAGAAGGGCTTACTGGTCGGGGACCCGACGCAGTTGCCGCCGGAATTCGCAGCCATGATGCCGCCAGTGCCTGTGGTGAAACCCGAGCTGGGTGTGCCACCAGCCCCGCCCCAAAGTCAGCAGCTGCCGACGCCACTgctgcagcaacagcagcagttgcagcaacatcagcaggtgccacagcagcagcagcatcagcaacCTCCGCCCACGCATCTGCAGGAGCAGCACCTGAGCCATCAGCTGGCGCATCAGCGAAACCGAATGATGACCAGCCAGCTCACTCAactggccacgccccccgcccATGCCTCGCACCTGCAGCAGCTGAATAAGTTGCAGCAACTCTATCCGCCACGGAGCTTCGGCCATCCCGCATTGCCAATCGCTGGGGTGACGCTGATGCCGCAGCTCTGCCATCCCATCCTGCATCAAAACCTCAGTGCCACTCTGTATGCGGGTCCACCGAATGGCATCAAACAGGAGTACGGTCAGGATATCTCGGCAATGGCAGCAGCTCAAGCGGCAGCCTTGGCTTCGCTAAGGAATCCCCAGCAGCACCATCAAGATGATTCCGATATGGTTATAAACCTCGAACCGGAAATCGTACTCCAAACCGGACCCGACGTGAATCCCGCCCAGCCACCGCCGCAGCAACAGCATCATTTCAGCgcccatcagcagcagcaacatcaacaacagcagcagcaacatcatctccagcagcagcagcattgTAACATGTTCCAGCATATGGCTCCCCAGGCGCACATGCAACACATGCGATCCCTGCCACCtccgcccccgcccccttcGCTTACCTTGCCACCGCTGCCGCCCCCGCCACCTGCAAcacaccagcaacaacaacagcagcaacctGCGCCGCCACAGCAACTACAACATGCACCGCAGTGA
- the LOC119546734 gene encoding putative mediator of RNA polymerase II transcription subunit 12 isoform X1: METVRMETAMETHFMAKMGKWMTPEEEARQKFIMRERDRERKRIKRLNPEYRQMERERDRFRKLTPRPSLMTPEEEARHKFIMRERDRERKRIKRLNPEYRRMERERDRFRKKARRANLTPEEELRLKMIQRERDRERKRIKRMNPEYRRLEQERDRDRKKARRANEAFRQLEKLRDKIRKDRKKGLLVGDPTQLPPEFAAMMPPVPVVKPELGVPPAPPQSQQLPTPLLQQQQQLQQHQQVPQQQQHQQPPPTHLQEQHLSHQLAHQRNRMMTSQLTQLATPPAHASHLQQLNKLQQLYPPRSFGHPALPIAGVTLMPQLCHPILHQNLSATLYAGPPNGIKQEYGQDISAMAAAQAAALASLRNPQQHHQDDSDMVINLEPEIVLQTGPDVNPAQPPPQQQHHFSAHQQQQHQQQQQQHHLQQQQHCNMFQHMAPQAHMQHMRSLPPPPPPPSLTLPPLPPPPPATHQQQQQQQPAPPQQLQHAPQ, translated from the exons ATGGAAACGGTCAGGATGGAGACGGCGATGGAGACCCATTTTATGGCCAAAATGGGGAAG TGGATGACCCCCGAGGAGGAGGCGCGGCAAAAGTTCATCATGCGGGAGCGGGATCGCGAGCGGAAGCGGATTAAGCGCCTGAATCCCGAGTACCGGCAGATGGAACGCGAGCGGGATCGGTTTCGCAAGCTGACGCCCAGGCCCAGT CTGATGACCCCCGAGGAGGAGGCGCGTCACAAGTTCATCATGCGGGAGCGGGATCGCGAGCGGAAGCGGATCAAGCGCCTCAATCCCGAGTACCGGCGAATGGAACGCGAGCGCGATCGATTCCGCAAGAAGGCACGACGTGCTAAC TTGACCCCCGAGGAGGAACTGCGACTGAAGATGATCCAAAGGGAGCGAGATCGGGAGAGGAAACGGATCAAGCGAATGAATCCGGAGTACAGGAGGCTGGAGCAGGAACGTGATAGGGATAGAAAGAAGGCGCGAAGAGCCAACGAGGCATTCAGGCAGCTGGAGAAGCTGAGGGATAAGATCCGAAAGGATCGCAAGAAGGGCTTACTGGTCGGGGACCCGACGCAGTTGCCGCCGGAATTCGCAGCCATGATGCCGCCAGTGCCTGTGGTGAAACCCGAGCTGGGTGTGCCACCAGCCCCGCCCCAAAGTCAGCAGCTGCCGACGCCACTgctgcagcaacagcagcagttgcagcaacatcagcaggtgccacagcagcagcagcatcagcaacCTCCGCCCACGCATCTGCAGGAGCAGCACCTGAGCCATCAGCTGGCGCATCAGCGAAACCGAATGATGACCAGCCAGCTCACTCAactggccacgccccccgcccATGCCTCGCACCTGCAGCAGCTGAATAAGTTGCAGCAACTCTATCCGCCACGGAGCTTCGGCCATCCCGCATTGCCAATCGCTGGGGTGACGCTGATGCCGCAGCTCTGCCATCCCATCCTGCATCAAAACCTCAGTGCCACTCTGTATGCGGGTCCACCGAATGGCATCAAACAGGAGTACGGTCAGGATATCTCGGCAATGGCAGCAGCTCAAGCGGCAGCCTTGGCTTCGCTAAGGAATCCCCAGCAGCACCATCAAGATGATTCCGATATGGTTATAAACCTCGAACCGGAAATCGTACTCCAAACCGGACCCGACGTGAATCCCGCCCAGCCACCGCCGCAGCAACAGCATCATTTCAGCgcccatcagcagcagcaacatcaacaacagcagcagcaacatcatctccagcagcagcagcattgTAACATGTTCCAGCATATGGCTCCCCAGGCGCACATGCAACACATGCGATCCCTGCCACCtccgcccccgcccccttcGCTTACCTTGCCACCGCTGCCGCCCCCGCCACCTGCAAcacaccagcaacaacaacagcagcaacctGCGCCGCCACAGCAACTACAACATGCACCGCAGTGA
- the LOC119546734 gene encoding putative mediator of RNA polymerase II transcription subunit 12 isoform X2, producing METVRMETAMETHFMAKMGKWMTPEEEARQKFIMRERDRERKRIKRLNPEYRQMERERDRFRKLTPRPSLMTPEEEARHKFIMRERDRERKRIKRLNPEYRRMERERDRFRKKLTPEEELRLKMIQRERDRERKRIKRMNPEYRRLEQERDRDRKKARRANEAFRQLEKLRDKIRKDRKKGLLVGDPTQLPPEFAAMMPPVPVVKPELGVPPAPPQSQQLPTPLLQQQQQLQQHQQVPQQQQHQQPPPTHLQEQHLSHQLAHQRNRMMTSQLTQLATPPAHASHLQQLNKLQQLYPPRSFGHPALPIAGVTLMPQLCHPILHQNLSATLYAGPPNGIKQEYGQDISAMAAAQAAALASLRNPQQHHQDDSDMVINLEPEIVLQTGPDVNPAQPPPQQQHHFSAHQQQQHQQQQQQHHLQQQQHCNMFQHMAPQAHMQHMRSLPPPPPPPSLTLPPLPPPPPATHQQQQQQQPAPPQQLQHAPQ from the exons ATGGAAACGGTCAGGATGGAGACGGCGATGGAGACCCATTTTATGGCCAAAATGGGGAAG TGGATGACCCCCGAGGAGGAGGCGCGGCAAAAGTTCATCATGCGGGAGCGGGATCGCGAGCGGAAGCGGATTAAGCGCCTGAATCCCGAGTACCGGCAGATGGAACGCGAGCGGGATCGGTTTCGCAAGCTGACGCCCAGGCCCAGT CTGATGACCCCCGAGGAGGAGGCGCGTCACAAGTTCATCATGCGGGAGCGGGATCGCGAGCGGAAGCGGATCAAGCGCCTCAATCCCGAGTACCGGCGAATGGAACGCGAGCGCGATCGATTCCGCAAGAAG TTGACCCCCGAGGAGGAACTGCGACTGAAGATGATCCAAAGGGAGCGAGATCGGGAGAGGAAACGGATCAAGCGAATGAATCCGGAGTACAGGAGGCTGGAGCAGGAACGTGATAGGGATAGAAAGAAGGCGCGAAGAGCCAACGAGGCATTCAGGCAGCTGGAGAAGCTGAGGGATAAGATCCGAAAGGATCGCAAGAAGGGCTTACTGGTCGGGGACCCGACGCAGTTGCCGCCGGAATTCGCAGCCATGATGCCGCCAGTGCCTGTGGTGAAACCCGAGCTGGGTGTGCCACCAGCCCCGCCCCAAAGTCAGCAGCTGCCGACGCCACTgctgcagcaacagcagcagttgcagcaacatcagcaggtgccacagcagcagcagcatcagcaacCTCCGCCCACGCATCTGCAGGAGCAGCACCTGAGCCATCAGCTGGCGCATCAGCGAAACCGAATGATGACCAGCCAGCTCACTCAactggccacgccccccgcccATGCCTCGCACCTGCAGCAGCTGAATAAGTTGCAGCAACTCTATCCGCCACGGAGCTTCGGCCATCCCGCATTGCCAATCGCTGGGGTGACGCTGATGCCGCAGCTCTGCCATCCCATCCTGCATCAAAACCTCAGTGCCACTCTGTATGCGGGTCCACCGAATGGCATCAAACAGGAGTACGGTCAGGATATCTCGGCAATGGCAGCAGCTCAAGCGGCAGCCTTGGCTTCGCTAAGGAATCCCCAGCAGCACCATCAAGATGATTCCGATATGGTTATAAACCTCGAACCGGAAATCGTACTCCAAACCGGACCCGACGTGAATCCCGCCCAGCCACCGCCGCAGCAACAGCATCATTTCAGCgcccatcagcagcagcaacatcaacaacagcagcagcaacatcatctccagcagcagcagcattgTAACATGTTCCAGCATATGGCTCCCCAGGCGCACATGCAACACATGCGATCCCTGCCACCtccgcccccgcccccttcGCTTACCTTGCCACCGCTGCCGCCCCCGCCACCTGCAAcacaccagcaacaacaacagcagcaacctGCGCCGCCACAGCAACTACAACATGCACCGCAGTGA
- the LOC119546734 gene encoding putative mediator of RNA polymerase II transcription subunit 12 isoform X4: protein METVRMETAMETHFMAKMGKLTPEEELRLKMIQRERDRERKRIKRMNPEYRRLEQERDRDRKKARRANEAFRQLEKLRDKIRKDRKKGLLVGDPTQLPPEFAAMMPPVPVVKPELGVPPAPPQSQQLPTPLLQQQQQLQQHQQVPQQQQHQQPPPTHLQEQHLSHQLAHQRNRMMTSQLTQLATPPAHASHLQQLNKLQQLYPPRSFGHPALPIAGVTLMPQLCHPILHQNLSATLYAGPPNGIKQEYGQDISAMAAAQAAALASLRNPQQHHQDDSDMVINLEPEIVLQTGPDVNPAQPPPQQQHHFSAHQQQQHQQQQQQHHLQQQQHCNMFQHMAPQAHMQHMRSLPPPPPPPSLTLPPLPPPPPATHQQQQQQQPAPPQQLQHAPQ from the exons ATGGAAACGGTCAGGATGGAGACGGCGATGGAGACCCATTTTATGGCCAAAATGGGGAAG TTGACCCCCGAGGAGGAACTGCGACTGAAGATGATCCAAAGGGAGCGAGATCGGGAGAGGAAACGGATCAAGCGAATGAATCCGGAGTACAGGAGGCTGGAGCAGGAACGTGATAGGGATAGAAAGAAGGCGCGAAGAGCCAACGAGGCATTCAGGCAGCTGGAGAAGCTGAGGGATAAGATCCGAAAGGATCGCAAGAAGGGCTTACTGGTCGGGGACCCGACGCAGTTGCCGCCGGAATTCGCAGCCATGATGCCGCCAGTGCCTGTGGTGAAACCCGAGCTGGGTGTGCCACCAGCCCCGCCCCAAAGTCAGCAGCTGCCGACGCCACTgctgcagcaacagcagcagttgcagcaacatcagcaggtgccacagcagcagcagcatcagcaacCTCCGCCCACGCATCTGCAGGAGCAGCACCTGAGCCATCAGCTGGCGCATCAGCGAAACCGAATGATGACCAGCCAGCTCACTCAactggccacgccccccgcccATGCCTCGCACCTGCAGCAGCTGAATAAGTTGCAGCAACTCTATCCGCCACGGAGCTTCGGCCATCCCGCATTGCCAATCGCTGGGGTGACGCTGATGCCGCAGCTCTGCCATCCCATCCTGCATCAAAACCTCAGTGCCACTCTGTATGCGGGTCCACCGAATGGCATCAAACAGGAGTACGGTCAGGATATCTCGGCAATGGCAGCAGCTCAAGCGGCAGCCTTGGCTTCGCTAAGGAATCCCCAGCAGCACCATCAAGATGATTCCGATATGGTTATAAACCTCGAACCGGAAATCGTACTCCAAACCGGACCCGACGTGAATCCCGCCCAGCCACCGCCGCAGCAACAGCATCATTTCAGCgcccatcagcagcagcaacatcaacaacagcagcagcaacatcatctccagcagcagcagcattgTAACATGTTCCAGCATATGGCTCCCCAGGCGCACATGCAACACATGCGATCCCTGCCACCtccgcccccgcccccttcGCTTACCTTGCCACCGCTGCCGCCCCCGCCACCTGCAAcacaccagcaacaacaacagcagcaacctGCGCCGCCACAGCAACTACAACATGCACCGCAGTGA